GTATTCGGCCTGAGGCCCATCGTATTCTTCACAAGTGTTCACGACGGCTCGGACACCGGCGTCATACATCGCCTGGACGTCGCGGGAAAATGGGTATGCACCCACGATCACGTTCGTATCGATTGCGTCCCACCAATTTCGTCGATTCAAGTACCGAGCCAAGGTATAGTTCCAGCACAACGTCGGGTAAAAAACCGAGCGGGCATAGAGTCGACGCAGCTTAGCATTCATAGACGTGGCAGCGATGAGTGTTCCGAACGGGGGGCCATGAGGGGCCAAACTTGGTGCAACAGAATTCCTAGGCCGTCAGATTAACCGATTCGTCGGTGAACGCACCCGGTGCCGCGAACAGCTAAACTGGGGCAATATGGTTCTCGTTCATTTGGATGTCGAATGTTAAGACTCTTGGCCGTTTCGATCCTGGCTTTTATCACGTCGGTTGGGTCGACGGCGACTGCGGCTGACTTGACCGTCGCAAACGACCTCTTTTTAGCCGGGAAGTACGACGAGGCGAAAAAGATCGCTGCTGAGCAGGTGGACGGTGGAATTTGGAATGAGCGTTGGCCACGATTGCTGATCGAATGCCAGTTGGTGATGGGTGAGTATGTGTCCGCCGTTGATACCTACGAAACGGCGATGAAACGCTATCCGACCAGCCTGACGCTGCGGATGTTGGGATTGGATGCCTATCGGTTTGCCGGAGAGTCCGACGAGGTAATTGAGGCGAAGGCACAGATTCTTCGACTGTTGGAGAGTTCACCGTCGCGATACGCCAGCCGCGACAACTTGGTTGCGGCGGGTCGCTTTTTTGCCATGCGGGGCGAAGACGCGCGAAAGATATTGGAGCATTTCTACGATCGTGTCCGTGATGCCGACCCCGAGTTCTTGGAAGCCTATGTCGCAACGGCGGAATTGGCGATTGAGAAAGGAGACTTTAAAGTCGCCGCCGACACGTTGTTGCGTGCCGAACTGATCGCGCCGGAAGATCCACGAATCGCATTTTTGTCGTCGCAAGCATGGCGGAACTCCGATTCCGAAAAATCGTCCGCCTATTTGGAAGAGTCGCTTTCGCAAAACCCGCGGTACATCCCCGGCCTGATCGAGCGGGCGGAGTTGGCGATCGATGCCGAACAATATGAAGTGGCTCATGGCGCGATCTCGTCGGTTTTGCTTGTCAACGTTCACGAACCCGCGGCGTGGAGTCTGCTTGCCGTGTTGGCTCACATGGAAGGCCAATACGAAATTGAATCACTGATGCGGGCCGCGGCGCTCAGTACATGGAAAGACAATCCCGCGGTGGATCATATGATCGGAAGGATGCTATCGAAAAAGTATCGCTTCGCCGAAGGAGCCGCCTACCAGCGACGTGCTATCGAGTTTGCATCCGACTTTCGGCCCGCCGTATTCCAGCTTGCTCAGGATCTGCTGCGACTCGGTCATGAGGACACGGGGTGGATCTTGGCCGACGAAGTCGCGAAGGAAGACCCCTACAACGTCGTCGCCCACAACTTGTCGACGCTGAATGAACAAGTTCGCGGTTACACGCAAATCGTTTCGAATGGGATCGAGATTCGTATGGAGCCGAGGGAGGCTGCGATCTACGGCGATTCCGTGATGAACTTGCTTCGTGAAGCCAAGCTAGTTCTTTGCGAAAAGTACAACGTTCAGTTAGAAGACAATATCGTCGTCGAGATTTTTCCCGACCAAAAAGACTTTGCCATTCGCACGTTCGGATTGCCGGGCGGTGCAGGGTACTTGGGCGTTTGTTTCGGGCGAGTGATCACCGCTAACAGCCCCGCGTCGCAGGGCGCATCGCCGTCGAATTGGCAAAGCGTGCTCTGGCACGAATTTTGTCACGTGGTGACGCTCGAAAAGACACGCAATCGAATGCCGCGTTGGTTGAGCGAGGGCATTTCCGTTTACGAAGAACGGATGCGAGACCCGTCGTGGGGCGAGTCGATTTCGCCGACCTATCGGACAATGATGCTGGGTGATGAATTGACGCCGGTTTCCCAATTGAGCAGCGCGTTTCTGAATCCGCCGACGCCCATGCATCTGCAATTCGCATATTACGAATCGTCATTGGTGATCGAGTTTCTGATTGCAACACATGGTCTGGAGGCACTGCGGAGAACCCTCGACGACCTTTCGTCGGGACTACCGATCAACGACGCATTGACGCGAAACGTTGGCTCGATTGAGAAGCTGGACGCAACGTTTGCCGAATATGCAAAGCAGGTCGCCCTCGATTTTGGCGGTGACGCGGACTGGAGTCGCGAGGATCAACCCGAGAAATCCGATGCTGCGGCAATGGCGAAATGGATCGAATCGAATCCGCAGAACTACTGGGCATTGATCGCCAAATCCCAGCAGCAGATCGCTGCGGAACAGTTTGAGGATGCAAAGTCGACGCTGGAAACGATACGCGACCTGGGTGCAGTAACGGGTGGCCAAGGTGGGCCCCTCGAATTGTTGGCTTCTGTCTATCGCAAGACCGGCGAGGTCGAATCCGAGAAAGCGACGCTGAAACAGATCACCGCCAAGTCCAGCGATTCGCTGGATGCCATCGAGCGATTGATCACGATCGCGCGGGAAGAGTCGGACTGGTCGACGGTGTTGGCATATGGCGATCGCTTTCTGGCCGTCCAACCATTGATCGAGACCGGACATCTGGCGATCGTCGACGCCGCCGAACAGATTGAGGAACCGCAACGAGTTGTCGAAGCCTTGTCGGCACTCGAAAATCTTGATCCGGTGGATCCAGCGGCGTTGGATTATCGCAAGGCGAAAGCGTTGTACAAACTTCATCGCAATTTGGAAGCGAAGCAAAGCGTGTTGAAGGCGCTCGATGAAGCACCTCGGTATCGGGACGCCCATCGGCTGTTACTGGAAATCGAAGCGGGAAAACCGAAATGAAATTGAACCGTTCATCCGTTGCTATCGCACTCTCGTTCGCCGTGATCGGTATCGGAAGCGTTGTGCTTGCCCAACGGGGCCGATGGAGACGCGATGATAGTATCGAAACCGATCGTCGCGGTGTGCCGACTTGGGAAGTCGATTCCAAGTTTCCAGCGGACATGTTCACGTTCGCGCGGGTCCGTTACGAATCCTATGGCGGTTACGGACGCGGCGGTGGCGGATGGCGAACCGACTATCCCGACAGCGACTTAAACTTTTCGCTGCGGTTGCAACAATTGACTTCTATGAAGGTCAATCCCGACCCAGTCGTGGTCGAGTTGACGGACGAGAAGTTGTTTGACTATCCGTTCTTGTACCTGATCGAACCCGGTGCGTTGGTGTTCGACCAGGCAGAGGTCGAAGCGCTGCGACGGTATTGCTATAACGGCGGATTCTTGATGGTCGACGATTTCTGGGGCGACGCGCAATACGAAAACCTAGCGCGCGAACTGAAGCGAGTATTCCCTGATCGCGATCCAGCGGAAGTGCCGTTGTCGCACGAGATCTTTCATTGCGTCTACGACATGAAAGAAAAGCCGCAGGTTCCCGCCATCGGCCAAGCTTACCGGATGGCAAACGGACAGATCGGAACTTGGGAGCAGTCGTGGGACGGCAGTGACACGCGCACGCCTCACTACCGGGCTATCACCGACGACGAAGATCGCATCATGGTTTTCATCTGCCACAACACGGATCTGGGCGACGGATGGGAACGCGAAGGCGAAGACCAATGGTACTTCGACGAGTTCTCGGTCAAGAAGGCCTATCCGATGGGCATCAACATTGTGACGTACGCGATGACCCATTAAAAAAAGCCAGCCTGGATAGGCTGGCTTTCGTGATTTTCCAATCTGTCGGGTAACTGGGTTTTGAAAACAGTTACCCAGACACGCGTCCAGATTAGCTCTCGTCGGTTGAAACCGGAACGTAATCCG
Above is a window of Rubripirellula tenax DNA encoding:
- a CDS encoding peptidase MA family metallohydrolase encodes the protein MLRLLAVSILAFITSVGSTATAADLTVANDLFLAGKYDEAKKIAAEQVDGGIWNERWPRLLIECQLVMGEYVSAVDTYETAMKRYPTSLTLRMLGLDAYRFAGESDEVIEAKAQILRLLESSPSRYASRDNLVAAGRFFAMRGEDARKILEHFYDRVRDADPEFLEAYVATAELAIEKGDFKVAADTLLRAELIAPEDPRIAFLSSQAWRNSDSEKSSAYLEESLSQNPRYIPGLIERAELAIDAEQYEVAHGAISSVLLVNVHEPAAWSLLAVLAHMEGQYEIESLMRAAALSTWKDNPAVDHMIGRMLSKKYRFAEGAAYQRRAIEFASDFRPAVFQLAQDLLRLGHEDTGWILADEVAKEDPYNVVAHNLSTLNEQVRGYTQIVSNGIEIRMEPREAAIYGDSVMNLLREAKLVLCEKYNVQLEDNIVVEIFPDQKDFAIRTFGLPGGAGYLGVCFGRVITANSPASQGASPSNWQSVLWHEFCHVVTLEKTRNRMPRWLSEGISVYEERMRDPSWGESISPTYRTMMLGDELTPVSQLSSAFLNPPTPMHLQFAYYESSLVIEFLIATHGLEALRRTLDDLSSGLPINDALTRNVGSIEKLDATFAEYAKQVALDFGGDADWSREDQPEKSDAAAMAKWIESNPQNYWALIAKSQQQIAAEQFEDAKSTLETIRDLGAVTGGQGGPLELLASVYRKTGEVESEKATLKQITAKSSDSLDAIERLITIAREESDWSTVLAYGDRFLAVQPLIETGHLAIVDAAEQIEEPQRVVEALSALENLDPVDPAALDYRKAKALYKLHRNLEAKQSVLKALDEAPRYRDAHRLLLEIEAGKPK
- a CDS encoding DUF4159 domain-containing protein; translation: MKLNRSSVAIALSFAVIGIGSVVLAQRGRWRRDDSIETDRRGVPTWEVDSKFPADMFTFARVRYESYGGYGRGGGGWRTDYPDSDLNFSLRLQQLTSMKVNPDPVVVELTDEKLFDYPFLYLIEPGALVFDQAEVEALRRYCYNGGFLMVDDFWGDAQYENLARELKRVFPDRDPAEVPLSHEIFHCVYDMKEKPQVPAIGQAYRMANGQIGTWEQSWDGSDTRTPHYRAITDDEDRIMVFICHNTDLGDGWEREGEDQWYFDEFSVKKAYPMGINIVTYAMTH